aggaggaggaggagaagaagaagaaggaggtttttgagagagagagagagagagagagagagagagagagagagagagagagagagcgtttaaTTTATCGTaatagttactactactactactactactactactactactactattctgttaaaataggaaacaaaacagtaaataatgtaaaatatatataatttataagATTACAACAAATTACAattacaattatcattattattattactattattattattatcattatgctttctctcttgtttttcacctcctcctcttccttcttccttctcattcacttttcctcctcctcctcctcctcctcctcttcctcttccaccaccaccaccgccaccaccaccgcctcacaTCATGATCTCTATTAGCTCGTCAGTCACTTTCCTCCCAATATCTCTCCCCACACCCACAATGCCCCTGTGTAAGTCCCCCAGGTTGTGCCCCAGGGTGCCCCCCAgccccaccaccccctcccaccCCGGCATCCCCTGTGGGAGGGAACTGGGGAGCGAATTTGTAACCCTTAAAGTAAAAATTTCTCCATTCACCCCCGGTTCAATCACCACTATTTCATGATTTCCTGGGAGAATGGTGGGGTGTGGGGGGGCGGTGGAGGTGTGGGGGGGAGTAGGGAGCATCACCCCCCTAGTCAGACCCCCGGGGGAGCTCAGACCCCCGTGGAAATCGAGAATTTTCCGTCTGATTCCATCCAAGAAACCTTCGACTTTTGTCACCGTTTGTGTCAAAACCACGGGGTTCGGAAGACTTAGGGTCACTTTGACAGGTGTGTGGGGGCGCGGCGCCTGTGTGTGGGGGCTTGGCAGGTGTGGGAGGTGTGCTGCAGGTGTGCTGTACCCCCCTGGCCCCGCTATGACCACAGGGGGGCTGGGGGGGTGATTAATAAGGGGAATGACAAGGGGAAATGGATGAGGAAGACGAAAGGGGTAAATATTTTGTgcgtttgttttctcttcctcctcctcctcctcctccttcttctcttcctcctcctcttcctcttcctctcctcctcttcctcgcccccCTAGCCAGTCCCCCAGGGCGCCAAAAAACCTTGGGCGCGCCTGTGTAGACCTGTGGATGCCTGAAAACGTACAcacaataaatacacacacacacacacacacacacacacacacacacacagagaagtagtagtagtagtaatagtagtagtagtagtagtagtagtagtagtagtagtagtagtagtaggaggaggaggaggaggagagagagagagagagagagagagagagagagagagagagagagagagagagagagagagagagagagagagaatttcatactactactactactactactactactactactatcattactactactactactactactactactactactaataataataataataataataataatacaacaacaacaacaacaacaacaacaacaaccactactactattactactactattactactactactactactactacaactactacccaCTTACCAGTATAAGTAACAGAATTCTTGACGTCTTGATCCTCTTCTAAAAGGTAATTCATTTCACTTATacttctgtcttcttcttcttcttctttagtgtCATTTTTACCATTCACTTCTTCACCGATCCCTCTCGTGAAAAGTATAGACGCCAGAACCACAGCCACCAGACACGCCTCGACCCTCTAAGGTGAGAAAGTATAGACGAAATAATAAGCAAAAGTAGAATATAAGGTGTGGAATCTcataaataaggaataaagaaggaaataagagaaaaaaaagatatggtaGATAAAATAGAACAATAAATGATATGAAGCGTAATAAAATAAGCTAAGAATAAAAGTATAAGGGAATTAAATGATTGTAAAtaagttttgcgttttttttataagtatagataaaataataataataataggttagaatagtaataataataataataataataataataataataataatagtaatgatagtaataattgtaatagatcctttaaaaatagtagtaatattgcaACTTaccattgtagtagtagtagtagtagcagtagtagtagtagtagtagtagtagtagtagtagtagtacacccTTCCTCTTTGACGTCTgatagaagaatgaagaagaggacgaggaagaagaagaagaggaggaggaggaggaggaggaggagggagagaaaagaagagtgaaaaaactgagtacattttctcctcctcctcctcctcttcctcctcctcctcctcctcctcctttctctacctTTCGCAAatcatttgtttttgttctttattttttgcttattttttttttatcttcaattcctgagagagagagagagagagagagagagagagagagagagagagagagagagagagagagagagagagagagagagagagagagagagagaatcttctttccctactcctctttctactatactactactactactactactactactactactactactaccctactactactactactaccagagagagagagagagagagagagagagtaggtgatGTGGTCAAATAcgtgatagagaaagagagaaaaaaataaataaaaaagaagaaaaggaaggaaaagaaataaataggtTAATGATCCCGTTAGAAAGgcggaaacaaaacaaaacaaaaaagataaacaaaaaataaataaataaagcgaaaataaaaataaaaaagtttgaTCGTTAAGGGAGATtatgtaccctctctctctctctctctctctctctctctctctctctctctctctctctctctctctctctctctctctctctctctctctcttctttttattcaataTGACATTAACGGATTAAGTTTTTCGCCTTCCAcaggagtgtatgtgtgtgtgtgtgtgtgtgtgtgtgtgtgtgtgtgtgtgtgtgtgtgtgagacggttggaggaagaagaggaagtgaagagaagatgaagaggaggaagagaaggaaggaagatgaagagaaagcgggatggagaggaggaaggaataaatacaaaggaatacaaaagaaaggcaaacagcaacagaccttttgttccttgcaaggctgtttggtaactacttgtAAGTAGGTAGAGGGAAGAGatacaggacagcacagcagaaggctcctccccacccaccactccctccacccagcgctggcatggaaatagttgtgaCAAGTACCATGCactatggaaaaactgacatggaaattttcataggaaaggatgaaaggaagttgtaCTATTCagcctacggtgaactctataggcctatctcaaagttaatacaagttatattaaaaatggtgcagaataagagtttattagtgaatttagtaattattggGACAAGAAGAGaccttgttggggatttgcttttaaatatttgtctattttatttttgaatgattcaatagtactgctgtttacaatttgtGCAGCAAGTTTATtgcatatatttactatacgactaaagaaaaaatgtttttcctcgtgggatttaaaacgtttgtgTATAATGTTGAatccattatttgttgttgggttagaatgatcaatgttaAAATATtgatgtgcatcaatgttactatatcctttgaaaatgttgaaaatgtTCATGGTCTTTGTGAccgagaggatttcactttgtgtgatggtgaagtctggcggcgtggtgcctcgtgacggAGGCGTGGGGGTCGCCAGACCCCCACGCCAGACTGCCCtcaacatcctcagtcgtgaagactgttgaaaaatactcgttcagggtgttcgccatgtctGCTTCGCTTTCCATCtgtttgacattttctgttatcaatggaccaatcgttgatgttaacacactttttgcttttacataactcttaaattcttttgggttcgttttacatgagttcgcgatctgagcttccacagattttttgctgcatttgatcagcttttataatttttgtacgtaatctgtcgtgctctggtttatcatcattattttgtgttagttagtttttctttattttcgcttactttagctttgtcaaaatttatggtgaaaagtaagctacgatgatcgctgcaactcagttctggtccaattttGAGGTCTTTTACTGACTCTTCACCAGTTAACACAATATCCAGCATGTTGTCACCTCTCGTCGGATGCATCACGTGCTGCTGGAGGGAACTttcaaaggaagaagaggaggaggaggagatgaaggaagaagaggaggaggagatgcaggaagaagaggaagaggaagatgagaaaagaagaggaagagagagagagtttgatgaagaagaggaggaggactagatgaagggagaagaggagggacaggaaggaataagaagaggaagaaggaaaatgatgagaaaagaaaaggaagagaaagagagagtttgatgaagaggaggaggaggaggaagaggaggagaaagttgttGAGATTTAAatatttgcttttctctctctgttctctaataattttgtttttgaaaggccacaaagataacTAGcaagattttcaagagtgtttcttacTATTAATACAAGATTATTATTAAAcgatcactggaaccatgaaaaacgcccttgaaaaccccaacaacgtccactgcagcctgctaaactattagaaccatgaaaaacacccttgaaaaccccaacaacttccactgcagcctgttaaactatcagaaccatgaaaaacacccttgaaaaccacaacaacGTCCACTGTAGTCtattaaactattagaaccatgaaaaacacccttgaaaaccccaacaacttccactgcagcctgttaaactatcagaaccatgaaaaacacccttgaaaaccccaacaacctccactgcagcctgttaaactattagaaccatgaaaaacacccttgaaaaccccaacaacgtccactgcagcctgttaaactattagaaccatgaaaacacccttgaaaaccccaacaacgtCCACTGTAGTCtattaaactattagaaccatgaaaaacacccttgaaaaccccaacaacgtCCACTgcagcttgttaaactatcagaaccttgaaaaaacacccttgaaaaccctaacaacttccactgcagcttgttaaactatcagaaccttgaaaaaacacccttgaaaaccccaacaacttccactgcagcctgttaaactattagaaccttgaaaaacacccttgaaaaccccaacaacgtccactgcagcctgttaaactattagaaccatggaaaacacccttgaaaaccccaacaacgtccactgcagcctgttaaactattagaaccatgaaaaacacccttgaaaaccccaataacttccactgcagcctgttaaactattagaaccatgaaaaacacccttgaaaaccccaacaacatCCACTGCAGCTCTTTCACCagtcaaaaacaaaaaataatgataatttcttcaatttgtcagttttatttattacttactctcgtacaaaacaaaaaagaaccaAGGGAAAAGCTTAGACTGGAAACTCCACAACAAACGACTGGTTCCGCACACCAAACACTGTATTGCCCCCACCACCCCCCTCTGGAATGCTGCTGGTGTATTGATGACTGAAACACTGCTTCAAATACACTGGAAAATTGTCTGGCTGGctaacacatacatacacacacacacacacacacacacacacacacacacacacacacactctcagcccacatacatacaaacagacacacatacatacatacacacacgcacacaggttCCAGAAAGgttacatacatgcatacgtacatacatacacacatggtCAATACATACATGGTCTATAGAGAGtggacgcacgcacacacgcacgcacgcacgcacgcacgcacgcatgcatgcACAGATAGACAGCCATACGCACACGTTATAGAAAtcttgcatacacacacacacacacacacacacacacacacacacacacacacacacacacacacacacacagactataCACAATAAGATTACAAGaacaggaatctctctctctctctctctctcacacacacacacacacacagacacacacagacacacacacagacacacacacacacacacacacacctatatacAAACGGGTCTCTGTGGCAGGCACAAGTTATAGAACGCATCAGCTTTCCAAAACTCAGCATTTTTCCAAGCCACGCCTCCCTTGGCCACCACCGCAGCAGCATCATCCGGGCCGGTGTAGTGAGGATCTAGCACCAGGAAGGAAGTGTTCTGGGCCGCCTCGTCCCAGTCCACGCCCAGGATGGTGTGGGCCAGCACTCCGCCGCCCACCATGACGGGCGTGCCCTGCGTGGCAAAGTGCTGGGCCAGCTCGCCGCCGCGGGAGGCCAGCTCCGCGCCGCTGGACACGCACAGGAACCGAGAGCGAATGCCGTACAGGGTCTCCAGCACGAAGCCAACCTCCGTGGAGCCGATCCACTGCCGGGACCCCAGGAAGTCGTGCGGCTTGTCCCCGATGTCCACCAGGCACTGCTGGATGTCGCGGTGCGAGGGCACGGGGCGGCCGGTGTAGCCCTGCATCTGGTACCACGACACGATGGTCTGCAGGGACCGGTAGGCGCACCCCCACCCCTTGTCCTCCACCTTGCCCTGCAGGTAGTGGTAGTATGCGTAGGCCCCCCGCACCACGCTGGCCTCCCCCAGGCCGGGCGGGGACAGGGAGGCGTGGGGGCTGGCCAGGGCGGAGGGGCGGGTGCCGGGCGCGGGGGTGAGGGCGTTGGCGCGGCGCACCATGGGGCGGTCCAGGGGGAACAGCAGGGCGCGGTGCACGGCCTCCCGGTACGGCCGCagggcctcctcctccccccggcGGGGTACACCAGCCCCACCAGGTGGCCGGCGGCGTGTGGCAGGGCGGCCAGGGCCGTCAGGGGGCCGCGCAGCTCGGGCCGGCTCCGCTGCAGGGCCAGCCAGTGCTCCGCCAGCCGCACCTGCCCCGCCACGGCCCCCGCCAGCACCCCGGCCAGCTGCCCCAGGCCGGCACCCTTGTCCAGGTAGGCCACGGCCTCGCCGGCCACCGCGGCACACACCACGGCCGC
The window above is part of the Scylla paramamosain isolate STU-SP2022 unplaced genomic scaffold, ASM3559412v1 Contig4, whole genome shotgun sequence genome. Proteins encoded here:
- the LOC135096572 gene encoding uncharacterized protein LOC135096572, with translation MSLAATAQLVERLRAQTEATQGDLYGLIPECGKPSAVALALLVVGEGQGDMGHPPALLLPPPMTRLGVFKVTEGDRSCPDLEDGEVGVVWDQREVVWYSGPGSEGTALQVLAATQLHALFAVAKVTFSLELWCRQSARDSSRDPTPTPGPPGTKGNAAALCEELDSAAACFRVRGGRLLLHGGSGGVLCGGGAALGAGDAAGGVLFKAAGGKKKAGGGGGGGQQEATFQLVFNRSAAVVEGPAAAPVVRVDNCEAAVVCAAVAGEAVAYLDKGAGLGQLAGVLAGAVAGQVRLAEHWLALQRSRPELRGPLTALAALPHAAGHLVGLVYPAGGRRRPCGRTGRPCTAPCCSPWTAPWCAAPTPSPPRPAPAPPPWPAPTPPCPRPAWGRPAWCGGPTHTTTTCRARWRTRGGGAPTGPCRPSCRGTRCRATPAAPCPRTATSSSAWWTSGTSRTTSWGPGSGSAPRRLASCWRPCTAFALGSCACPAARSWPPAAASWPSTLPRRARPSWWAAECWPTPSWAWTGTRRPRTLPSWC